The stretch of DNA TATATCCTTAACCATAGATGGCCACCAGAAGGAATTTTGTGTGAGATGTAGTGTTCATGAGATACCTGGATGCCCAGAGCAAAGTGACGTGTGGACCCATTGCATGACTCGGAGTCGAAGCCTGGAAGGAACATAATGTTTGTTAGCAGGACAGCCTTGTGGTTTGGGTTCATTGCTCTGTTCTCTTTGGATTTAATCCATCAGATCCCAAGTGATTGGTGCGATGATGATGGATAGTGGCAAGATGGATTCAGGTTGGTTCTCTGCCTGTGGGTGATCATGTCTCCTGGAGAGAGCGTCAGCTTTGCTGTTCTTACTACCAGGACGGTAGGTCACAGTGAACTGGAATCTGGTAAAGAACAAGGACCAACGAGCCTGGCGAGGATTTaatctttttgcactttttatgTACTCAAGGTTTTTGTGATCTGTGATTACCTGGAAGGGGTGAGTGGAACCTTCCAACCAATGTCTCCATTCTTCGATGGCTGCCTTCATAGCTAGAAGCTCCTTGTTGCCAACATCGTAGTTTCGCTCAGCGTCCGTGAGTTTTCTAGAAAAGTAAGCACAAGGGAAAAGCTTGCCTGGTTGTCCGTGGCGTTGGGAGAGCACTGCACCTATTCCACAGTCGGATGCGTCAACTTCCAGGACGAATGGTAAATTGGGATCGGGATGCTTTAGGATTGGTGCAGTCGTAAAGCGGTGCTTGAGGTTGGTAAATGCTTGTGTAGCGTGATCTGTCCATTTCAACTTTGACGGTTTACCTTTCAGTAGGGATGCTATTGGTGCTGCTGTGATGCTGTAGTTGCATATAAAGCGTcggtagaaattggcaaacCCCAGAAAGCGCTGAAGCTCCTTGACTGTAGTGGGTTGGGGCCATTCAGTGACTGCCGTGATCTTGGAGTTGTCCATTTCCACACCTTGATGACTGACGTTGTACCCAAGGAAAGATGTTCGTTGGACATGGAACTCACATTTTTCTGCCTTGACATAGAGTTGATTCTCTAACAGTCTGGTGAGTACAGTTCTGACATGACCCTTGTGTTCCTCCTCAGATTTGGAATAAATCAAGATGTCGTCTATGTAGGCCACAAcatatttgttcaaaatgtccTTGAAGATCTTGTTAATGAAGGACTGGAAGACCGCAGGTGCATTGGCTAGCCCATACGGC from Ctenopharyngodon idella isolate HZGC_01 chromosome 18, HZGC01, whole genome shotgun sequence encodes:
- the def8 gene encoding differentially expressed in FDCP 8 homolog isoform X1, translating into MKMQVGLFHQETITFYVLDSPCHEIILGYPWLSVHDPVISWQHGEIIHWSQFCFSNCLSNTITKSCFTTSIESPECKPVTIPSCYQELQEVFSKTRATQLPPHRPWDCAIDLLPNAIPPKSKVCPLSRPESQAMEEYIEEALNSSFIRPSTSPAAAGFFFIDKKDGGLHPCIDYRGLNNVTVKFRYPLPLVPAALEQLREAKIYTKLDLKSAYNLIRIKEGDEWKTAFLTTSGHYEYQVMPYGLANAPAVFQSFINKIFKDILNKYVVAYIDDILIYSKSEEEHKGHVRTVLTRLLENQLYVKAEKCEFHVQRTSFLGYNVSHQGVEMDNSKITAVTEWPQPTTVKELQRFLGFANFYRRFICNYSITAAPIASLLKGKPSKLKWTDHATQAFTNLKHRFTTAPILKHPDPNLPFVLEVDASDCGIGAVLSQRHGQPGKLFPCAYFSRKLTDAERNYDVGNKELLAMKAAIEEWRHWLEGSTHPFQVITDHKNLEYIKSAKRLNPRQARWSLFFTRFQFTVTYRPGSKNSKADALSRRHDHPQAENQPESILPLSIIIAPITWDLMD